Proteins from a single region of Anthonomus grandis grandis chromosome 18, icAntGran1.3, whole genome shotgun sequence:
- the LOC126747065 gene encoding uncharacterized protein LOC126747065, producing MSAEELQVQLDQTNAQLRDVRDALANVIAGLRSHVRADTEASPAEFLFGTTLRMPGEFFLEGDFTPDPRTFIEEFREFMRLVRPVPVTHHHKRRAFVFKNLYECSHIFLRNVVAKALERTYSGPYKVVKRLSDRVFDIDINGKTKSVSVELLKPAYLMSEDLIADTLDSDPPLTTPSSLAGTQDSNGAGNSPVTSSSLAGTHDLDGPGDLPVPMVEKVLKTYARKKQCL from the exons ATGTCGGCTGAAGAGCTACAAGTGCAATTAGATCAAACTAATGCTCAACTACGTGATGTCAGGGACGCCCTGGCTAACGTTATTGCCG GGTTGCGCTCTCATGTTCGTGCTGACACCGAGGCATCGCCTGCCGAATTCTTGTTTGGCACGACACTTCGCATGCCTGGCGAATTCTTTCTTGAAGGGGATTTTACTCCTGATCCTCGCACATTCATTGAGGAGTTTCGTGAGTTTATGCGACTCGTCAGGCCTGTTCCAGTCACACATCACCACAAGAGGCGcgcgtttgtttttaaaaatttatacgaATGCTCCCATATTTTCTTACGCAATGTTGTTGCGAAGGCACTCGAACGAACCTATTCCGGACCTTACAAGGTTGTTAAAAGACTGTCCGATAGGGTGTTTGATATCGATATCAACGGGAAAACGAAAAGCGTCTCGGTTGAGCTACTTAAGCCGGCATATCTCATGTCTGAAGACTTGATAGCTGATACACTTGATAGCGACCCTCCTTTAACCACCCCTTCGAGTCTAGCTGGAACCCAGGACTCGAATGGTGCTGGCAATTCGCCAGTCACCTCATCCAGTTTGGCTGGAACCCACGACTTGGACGGTCCTGGCGATTTGCCAGTACCAATGGttgaaaaggttttaaaaacttaCGCTCGTAAAAAGCAA TGTTTGTAA